Genomic DNA from Desulfuromonas versatilis:
AGGCAGAACAGGCTCGCCGCGACGATCACCCCGAGCAACCCGCCATGGAAACTCATCCCCCCCTCCCACACGGCGAAAATCTCCAGGGGATGCCGGATATAATAGGAAAAATTGTAAAACAGGGTATAACCGAATCGCCCCCCCAGTATAACCCCCAGCACACAGTAGAACAGGAGGTCGGAGAGGGTGTCACCGGTCAGCCCGATGTTGCGCTTTGCTGCCAGGGCACGGATGACGAAATAGGCGATCAGGAAGCCGAGCAGGTACATCAGGCCGTACCAGCGCACGGCCAGCGGGCCTACACTGAAAATCACCGGGTCGATCTGTGGATAGGTAAGCATGAAATATCCTTGCAGTTTCAGCTCGGGTTTTGACGCAGCACCTTCATCAGATGCTCCATGTCAGCAGGGATGGGAGCTTCGATATCGAGCGCATCTTTGCTGACCGGGTGCGGTAGCGAAAGCCTCCAGGAGTGAAGCATCTGCCGGGGGATCGGCTCGCCGCAAATCCGGTCGGGCCCGCCGTAGCGGACATCGCCCAACAGGGGGTGGCCACGTTCGGCAAAATGCGCCCTGATTTGATGTGAGCGCCCGGTGAGCAGTTCGATCTCGACCAGGCAGGCGCCGGGGAAGCTCTCCACCACCCGATAACGGGTGATCGCCTCCTTGCCGCCCCTTGCGACCGAGCGCACCAGGTTGCTGGCCCGATTTCGGGCCAGTTGGGAGCGGATCTCCCCCGCGGCGGGCTCGGGCTGCCCCGCAACCAGCGCCAGGTAGAGTTTGCCCACGTCCCGCCCGGAAAACAGGGCGGTCAAGGGCCGATGGGCACGGGGGTGGATGGAAAAAATCATGACCCCGGAGGTATCGCGGTCGAGGCGCTGGACCATGCCCAGGGCCGGGCGCTGCTGTGGCCGAGCGGGGTCCTGCAGGTAGCGAAGCAGGGCATCGTAGAGGGTGCCCCGGTAGCGCGCCGGGGTTGGCTGGGTTTCCACCCCCGCGGGCTTGTCGATTGCCAGACAATAGCGGTCCTGGAGCAGAATCTGCCCTGCAGAAAGGGCGAAGGGCTCGAGGGGAAGCCCATCGAGAAAGACCTCCACCACCTCCCCAGCCCCTACCGGATGTGAACAGCGCCGCACCCGGCGCCCGCCGACGTGCACACCACCGATATCTACGACCTTGCGGAAAAAACTGCGCGACAGCTCATCGGTTGCCGCAGCTACGAATTGATCAAGGCGCATTCCCGCCACGTCGGAACCGGGAGTAAAGCGGTACAATTTTCTGCTCGGCGAATTCATCGGCTAAAAGAGCTCCGGGAAAAGACTCGATCGGGCTGGCATCCTAGCACAAAATCGCCCAGAACCAAAGCATCCGCGGGAGGCACCCATTGTTATTCGCCAGGTGTCACCCTCGCCGCATTGCGGCGCGAACCCACTGGGCTATAATGAAAAACAAATCAAAAATGACTCAGGAGGGTTCATGGAGATCGACACCCTGTGGGAAACGTTCTACGACGACCTCGGCCCGGAAAAGATCATTCACATCCATGACCCACGTTCAGGCCTTAAAGCGATCGTGGTGATCGACAACGTGGCCCGGGGCCCGGCCATCGGCGGGGTGCGCCTGGCCCCCGACATCACCACCGAGGAGGTTTTCCGCCTGGCCCGGGCCATGACCCTGAAGAACGCCGCCGCCGGCCTGCGCCATGGAGGGGCCAAGTCCGGCATCATCGGAGACCCCCACCTTGCCGACAAGGAGCCGCTGATTCGGGCCTTCGCCCGGCGGATCCGGACCCTGACAGACTACATCCCCGGCCCGGACATGGGCACGAACGAGCATTGCATGGCCTGGGTCAACGATGAGATAGGCCGTTGCGTGGGGTTGCCCAGGTCCCTGGGTGGGGTCCCCCTGGATGAGATCGGCGCCACCGGCTTCGGAGTGGCGGTGGCCGCCGAGTTGGCCCTGCCCCACGCTGGGCTCAGCCTGCAAGGAGCCAGCGTCGCGGTGCAGGGATTCGGCAACGTCGGCAGGCACGCCGCGCGGTTCCTCGAGCAAAAAGGGGCGAGGCTGGTTGCGGCCAGCGATTCCCGGGGCACAGCCTACAAAAAGGGCGGATTGGACGTCGCCACCCTGATCGACGCCAAGCAGCGGGGCGGTTCGGTCATCTCATTGCCGGGGGCGGAAATTTTGCCGAGCGAAAATGTGGTGGAAATCCCCTGCGACCTGCTGATCCCCGCAGCCAGGCCCGATGTGATCCACGACGACAATGTCGAACGGGTTCAGGCCCGGGTGATCATCGAGGGGGCCAACATTCCGATTACCGAATCAGCGGAAAAGCGGCTCCACCAGCGAAACATCCTTTGCATCCCCGACTTCATCGCCAACGCGGGGGGGGTCATCTGCGGTGCCGTGGAATATCGTGGCGGTAGCGAGGCCGAGGCGTTTGCGGTCATCCGGGAGAAAATTGCCGAGAACACCCGGGAAATGCTTGCCTTGATGGAGATAAAGGGGTTGCCGCCCAGGGGGGCGGCCCAATCGATGGCCGAGGCCAGGGTGCGTAACGCCATGGCCTTCAGGCGCTGAACCGGACCACCTGCATTCAGGCGGCCAGGCCATCCTCGCCAAAGGAAGGCAGCCTCAGGATGGGATAAGTTCCCCTGCCCGCGCCCCCCTGGGGATGCATAAACGGGCGATGAAGGGCGCGATCGCTCAAGAAGCGGAAAACGTCCACGCACCCCGGTCCATTGGGGCGGCCAGCGGGCACAACTATTTTTATTTCTGTACTTGACACTTCTTTAGGAAGTGCTAATATTCAAACCAAGTCGAAAGCTTCAGGTCTTTGACAATCTCTAGGATGCGCGACAAGAAGCCTCGTGGCGTTGGCCAACATTATCAACACCGGCCCTGGTCAAAGCAGCGGTGAGCCTGCCCATCTCGAATG
This window encodes:
- a CDS encoding RluA family pseudouridine synthase, whose amino-acid sequence is MRLDQFVAAATDELSRSFFRKVVDIGGVHVGGRRVRRCSHPVGAGEVVEVFLDGLPLEPFALSAGQILLQDRYCLAIDKPAGVETQPTPARYRGTLYDALLRYLQDPARPQQRPALGMVQRLDRDTSGVMIFSIHPRAHRPLTALFSGRDVGKLYLALVAGQPEPAAGEIRSQLARNRASNLVRSVARGGKEAITRYRVVESFPGACLVEIELLTGRSHQIRAHFAERGHPLLGDVRYGGPDRICGEPIPRQMLHSWRLSLPHPVSKDALDIEAPIPADMEHLMKVLRQNPS
- a CDS encoding Glu/Leu/Phe/Val family dehydrogenase, with the translated sequence MEIDTLWETFYDDLGPEKIIHIHDPRSGLKAIVVIDNVARGPAIGGVRLAPDITTEEVFRLARAMTLKNAAAGLRHGGAKSGIIGDPHLADKEPLIRAFARRIRTLTDYIPGPDMGTNEHCMAWVNDEIGRCVGLPRSLGGVPLDEIGATGFGVAVAAELALPHAGLSLQGASVAVQGFGNVGRHAARFLEQKGARLVAASDSRGTAYKKGGLDVATLIDAKQRGGSVISLPGAEILPSENVVEIPCDLLIPAARPDVIHDDNVERVQARVIIEGANIPITESAEKRLHQRNILCIPDFIANAGGVICGAVEYRGGSEAEAFAVIREKIAENTREMLALMEIKGLPPRGAAQSMAEARVRNAMAFRR